From one Paenibacillus sp. FSL K6-1330 genomic stretch:
- a CDS encoding RNA polymerase sigma factor — translation MTDREIFEMYKEQVYYFCYYIMKNQADAEDISQEVFVKVILADRTKVRNLKSWILRIASNECNNVMRRRKTGWMKEVRHYLLSKTQDYNPVEECLDHRETKDELQGLYSELPEKIRMVVVLRFINELTVPEISKVMNIPEGTAKSRLNKGLKLLNKMVEPQLKEMRSNESFF, via the coding sequence ATGACTGATCGAGAGATTTTCGAAATGTATAAGGAGCAAGTTTATTATTTTTGTTACTATATAATGAAAAATCAGGCTGATGCTGAGGATATTTCCCAAGAGGTATTTGTCAAAGTAATCTTGGCAGACAGAACTAAGGTAAGGAACTTGAAATCGTGGATTCTACGAATTGCTTCGAATGAATGTAACAATGTTATGAGGAGACGTAAAACAGGATGGATGAAAGAAGTGCGTCATTATTTGTTATCCAAAACTCAGGACTATAACCCCGTAGAAGAATGTTTAGATCATCGGGAAACGAAGGATGAGCTACAAGGATTATACAGTGAGCTCCCTGAAAAAATTAGAATGGTGGTTGTGCTTCGATTTATCAACGAATTGACCGTACCCGAAATTTCTAAAGTGATGAACATACCCGAAGGAACTGCAAAATCAAGATTAAACAAGGGGCTAAAACTTCTTAATAAAATGGTTGAACCACAACTAAAGGAGATGAGAAGTAATGAATCGTTTTTTTGA